In Candidatus Delongbacteria bacterium, one genomic interval encodes:
- a CDS encoding gliding motility-associated C-terminal domain-containing protein: MNSMRVAGTPGWDVTNMDSDFRVRGVLSGDLTDFYQIAMQGTDLLLSADPADLIRNVQPGDWITVEILPGITEAGGTYSGSFQWKFQSGGGGFHDSASLADMVDVQPALSQSLTMSHTVDLNNDHLPDLVLLAGTQIHFYTSSYCPSDVNSGRLLNWSQTLDGISDVNSRGRLYYIIDGDIDNDGFPDLLLFHRYNLNEAYYLHNLTTGIGNPVEFTAPSVNNLDFLTPGDGILKMADIADVTGDGLPDAIILRESTLQIHPGTGNFNAPFQIPAPAGASYSHTYYLTSFAVMDVMDEFGNPGADGKLEILVGHLQQPASRSPAFGQFFRWDGNGLVNTGVGFQIEAAANDERLAYQFELLPDTRGAGGPDLFYRELPGPFHRFLEWDGNPTGLYPMPTEEFLGGAGSRKLASILGQGGNPGLLYLRDVNPANPAEGQILEVVDDVYNAVEQPISFPTILEDPLSAGAVLSVADFDLDGDQDALVIHEETLTNTWEFHYLIDGGRWNLPTLLRWQLHGGGDAPGYIFPDICLGDTSSIEVDLYLDPDEAPGVSVIIDALEITAGGDPDFPDVASFDVVTVNGQPWSGAPLPMSHGDTLHVVLDFSTQEARPHATQLECRWHVPQGASDCYWMERRILTGSASALALAWNYLPDGSGPVAVNQFDWETVCAGNTFDPVQDGCPVDPEAEGCVGRNFQLVNTSELPVVLTGLVVEQDGNREGLIPFCTGTDLTLPLHLEANEARDFSLWFCPGPGAPASYLFEDGFYLRAEFEECGTEWNMAYWSDPANRLLLQASNFCDCPVLAFDHDPGTVLPLVPCYDQIGETWPACDPTGTHRSSWEVQAAPFRSHYVCDSLSMALRDESTGELRPAPWRNAFCFQERGAGGVWQPLNSPIDLVGGIVSLSLLVQPEEDPDFPCGTTRVVIVAHNRSCGVDPDGDGQWQPGDEWVPDVFTWDVDVCYVCDPNLTCLDVRDRTDYSDPACGGVPGTVPPQVQFNDESNAACDTPISTCFTFYNNSPWSMQITDWSSEPGLSMFAIDGQDPQRFVLPPVSVGSPLRIDAYSDFDLVLDYLPGTTNPLGEWHTATLTLSGGPACPGQVLLERDLAAFSRCDLTYPVVLLGPAEVWFPGTQIWDLGELCYQGPRTCDVLDENGGLFWPLTLLNPSAQSTRAFTLSDATLGDTDNLALWVHPDGELWQPFADGGARTVQLDDSLHLALVGCWTCACTGTTLSDSLELVIPEPRYDTDQYLSDEPMRVRMEASVGCDGQAVAEMDSLTLQICALRSVALNVCDAAVPAAMDTVRLQNTCAIDLQILSWTLDAALQPEVCVTLLDALVPAGVFGDNLQVAFRPQFGVQAPHVSGYLTIVLEAADGFSVAPGPLQIWIDAAGELPAVTEDLPAAGDSLFFTPLCPDRPEGSPIGAPWAQRVLDFGLATACAEGQLTWSASLSGPDRDQFSLVSLQSTVDGTGGLAELSLIHCPEIGLAGEHHATLDIQVFGDWDPGTILASFTRQIRGESYGSGSSLTGSFALEDSPVATVSFCPFRFSDQAAGLDLQLSLQNTAAPVTELQIAGSVIATGFSGSVETISPPVDVDGNGSAQCGVRLLLDPLTGDCLDPLDGALNLQLDWQACDGPRDTLLVLPFTLSCLTSNLTLSGGLVETVAMCPPWDGFSTAQGSLSLTNEGDPLAGQAFRIRAADHDWPGIPGDWEVLADWTALPEWLPAGDSGVWPLSLQLYPGADLAVQQQQLTDWPQACSGPLTGLEWPLQFERACIVEEPVLATPGPLDLCGDLDGQPGPDREPERGLETLQLRLQPTTDTGVPLEITGWRLKRGGTDFPATQWGDTTLFADEFPGELEYEGLGLWQRLLALPADTLDPGSTVQIDLENQLVGFWPDWRINPPEEPLLLGNLALELDWKSIWDTQVNTLTFSVPLRRVCEFPELLIPDNLDFSWACQPVLHAPLALEHGLRDVPLNVWLELPTGGPFHFEYGLAPLAAAVHKGGRRTASQVWRLDALPVPMEGLAVDMGFTAPVSRDFDQSATLNIWSNHPRNHWSVFGEPLTIDLHAQHVAAVPHAEAIPANPSLQDPGCDAQPQNFTVQVQGWNCRSLRAFIDSPAGPYRLSLALAEDCSAPRDTLDIPSWQLDDFELCLNLTTVDGVPRTLDAWTGQFMLHLEDEQGEVLVLPIPLDVLPCDVSLRLFLGTPPGTNGDEFRGEPWERQFELPFGVEITGGPVAAPVLVRIHDSLHLTGGSSVSNPDREWIGGAGLTWLQDTVLTGTALYDFIGMGQAQACLDLLRPINLQHEWIVFQDSLLCLSNDTDVQPFELNRNVVTPNGDGINDEICFVFQRGYDLSRMKVGVYSLSGVEVHRARPDDSQPRVCWDGRGPDNGELLPGPYLYAVWIGSEVKYRGQLVLIK, encoded by the coding sequence TCATCGACGGTGACATAGACAATGATGGCTTCCCGGACCTGTTGCTCTTTCACCGTTACAATCTCAACGAAGCCTACTACCTGCACAATTTGACCACGGGAATTGGAAATCCGGTGGAGTTTACCGCGCCATCCGTCAACAATCTGGATTTCCTCACGCCCGGCGATGGCATCCTGAAAATGGCCGACATCGCGGATGTAACGGGAGACGGGCTTCCCGATGCGATCATTCTGCGTGAATCCACCCTGCAGATCCATCCGGGTACAGGCAACTTCAATGCACCTTTCCAGATACCCGCGCCAGCCGGTGCCAGCTACAGTCACACGTACTACCTGACTTCCTTTGCCGTGATGGACGTGATGGACGAATTCGGCAATCCCGGCGCGGACGGCAAGCTGGAGATCCTCGTGGGCCATCTGCAGCAGCCGGCCTCCCGTTCGCCAGCCTTCGGCCAGTTCTTCCGCTGGGATGGCAACGGTCTGGTCAACACAGGGGTGGGATTCCAGATTGAAGCCGCTGCCAACGATGAGCGCCTGGCTTACCAGTTCGAGTTGCTGCCTGACACCAGAGGCGCGGGGGGGCCGGATCTTTTCTACCGAGAATTGCCCGGCCCATTCCACCGCTTCCTTGAATGGGATGGAAATCCTACGGGCCTGTATCCAATGCCCACGGAAGAATTCCTTGGCGGCGCGGGCAGTCGCAAACTGGCCTCCATACTGGGACAGGGCGGGAATCCGGGACTGCTCTACCTGCGTGACGTCAACCCGGCGAATCCAGCCGAGGGGCAGATCCTTGAGGTTGTGGACGATGTTTACAACGCCGTGGAGCAGCCCATTTCGTTTCCCACCATCCTCGAGGATCCGCTATCTGCGGGGGCGGTTCTCAGCGTGGCCGATTTTGATCTGGATGGGGACCAGGATGCGCTTGTGATCCATGAGGAAACACTGACAAACACCTGGGAGTTTCACTATCTGATCGATGGCGGACGCTGGAACCTTCCAACACTGCTGCGCTGGCAACTGCATGGTGGCGGAGATGCACCGGGGTACATCTTTCCCGACATCTGCCTGGGGGACACGTCGAGCATCGAAGTGGACCTGTATCTGGACCCGGACGAAGCCCCGGGAGTATCCGTGATCATCGACGCACTGGAAATCACGGCAGGCGGGGATCCGGATTTTCCCGATGTAGCCAGTTTCGATGTCGTCACAGTGAACGGTCAGCCCTGGTCCGGTGCACCGCTGCCGATGTCGCACGGGGACACCTTGCACGTAGTACTGGATTTCAGCACCCAGGAAGCACGGCCGCATGCGACACAACTGGAATGCCGCTGGCATGTTCCTCAGGGTGCCAGTGACTGTTACTGGATGGAAAGACGCATTCTCACCGGTTCGGCCAGTGCGCTGGCGCTGGCCTGGAACTATCTGCCGGATGGTTCAGGTCCGGTGGCAGTGAATCAGTTCGACTGGGAGACGGTCTGCGCGGGAAACACCTTCGATCCGGTTCAGGATGGCTGCCCCGTGGACCCGGAGGCGGAAGGCTGTGTCGGTAGAAACTTCCAGCTGGTCAACACCAGCGAACTGCCGGTTGTGCTTACGGGCCTTGTGGTGGAGCAGGACGGAAACCGTGAAGGTCTGATTCCATTCTGCACCGGGACGGACCTGACACTGCCCTTGCACCTTGAAGCGAATGAGGCACGGGATTTCAGTCTGTGGTTCTGTCCCGGACCCGGTGCCCCTGCCAGCTACCTGTTCGAGGATGGCTTCTACCTGCGAGCGGAATTCGAGGAATGTGGCACGGAGTGGAATATGGCCTATTGGTCGGATCCAGCCAACAGACTGTTGCTGCAGGCCAGCAATTTCTGCGACTGCCCGGTGCTTGCCTTTGATCATGACCCGGGCACCGTTCTCCCGCTGGTACCCTGCTATGACCAGATCGGTGAAACCTGGCCGGCCTGTGATCCGACCGGTACACATCGTAGCTCGTGGGAGGTCCAGGCGGCACCTTTCCGCTCGCACTATGTCTGCGATTCCCTGAGTATGGCTTTGCGGGATGAGAGTACCGGCGAGTTGCGACCCGCACCCTGGCGGAATGCCTTCTGCTTTCAGGAACGGGGTGCTGGCGGAGTCTGGCAGCCCCTGAATTCCCCCATCGATCTTGTGGGCGGGATCGTCAGCCTCTCGTTGTTGGTGCAGCCCGAAGAGGATCCGGACTTTCCGTGCGGCACTACCCGGGTGGTGATCGTGGCACACAACCGCTCGTGTGGCGTGGATCCGGATGGAGATGGACAGTGGCAGCCCGGCGATGAATGGGTACCGGACGTGTTCACCTGGGACGTGGACGTCTGTTATGTCTGTGACCCGAACCTGACCTGTCTGGATGTCCGGGACCGCACGGACTATTCGGATCCGGCTTGCGGTGGTGTTCCGGGAACCGTCCCTCCCCAGGTCCAGTTCAATGACGAGAGCAACGCCGCCTGCGACACTCCCATCTCCACCTGCTTCACGTTCTACAACAACAGTCCCTGGTCCATGCAGATCACGGACTGGTCCTCGGAACCCGGCCTCTCCATGTTCGCGATTGACGGTCAGGACCCACAGCGATTCGTGTTGCCGCCCGTCTCCGTCGGCTCTCCCTTGCGGATAGATGCCTACAGCGATTTCGACCTGGTGCTGGATTATCTGCCTGGGACCACCAATCCACTGGGTGAGTGGCACACGGCCACGCTGACACTGTCGGGTGGCCCGGCGTGTCCGGGCCAGGTGCTGCTGGAGCGTGATCTGGCCGCATTCTCCCGCTGTGATCTGACCTATCCAGTCGTATTGCTTGGACCGGCGGAGGTGTGGTTTCCCGGCACCCAGATCTGGGATCTGGGCGAGCTGTGTTATCAGGGACCTCGCACTTGCGACGTCCTTGACGAGAATGGTGGATTGTTCTGGCCCCTGACGCTGCTCAACCCTTCCGCGCAGTCCACACGGGCTTTCACGCTGTCCGATGCCACGCTCGGCGACACGGACAATCTGGCTTTGTGGGTTCACCCGGATGGAGAACTCTGGCAGCCATTTGCCGACGGGGGGGCTCGCACCGTGCAACTGGACGACTCCCTGCATCTGGCATTGGTGGGGTGCTGGACCTGTGCCTGTACCGGCACCACCCTCTCCGATTCCCTGGAACTGGTGATACCGGAGCCGCGCTACGACACCGATCAGTATCTGTCCGACGAGCCGATGCGAGTCCGGATGGAAGCCAGTGTGGGCTGCGACGGCCAGGCCGTGGCGGAGATGGATTCACTGACCCTGCAGATCTGTGCGCTGCGTTCCGTGGCACTGAATGTCTGTGATGCCGCAGTACCTGCGGCGATGGACACGGTACGACTTCAGAACACCTGCGCGATCGACCTGCAGATTCTGTCCTGGACCCTGGATGCCGCGCTGCAGCCGGAAGTGTGCGTCACACTTCTGGATGCACTGGTACCCGCCGGTGTGTTCGGTGACAATCTGCAGGTGGCATTCCGCCCTCAGTTCGGTGTACAGGCACCTCATGTGTCGGGCTATCTGACCATTGTGCTTGAGGCCGCGGATGGTTTCTCCGTGGCACCGGGTCCGCTGCAGATCTGGATTGACGCTGCCGGTGAGTTGCCAGCCGTGACCGAAGATCTGCCTGCCGCAGGGGATAGTCTGTTCTTCACGCCATTGTGTCCGGATCGTCCTGAAGGCAGCCCGATCGGTGCCCCCTGGGCGCAACGTGTTCTGGATTTCGGACTGGCAACCGCCTGTGCCGAAGGCCAATTGACGTGGAGCGCCAGTCTTTCCGGTCCGGACAGGGACCAGTTCAGTCTGGTGTCGCTGCAGTCAACTGTCGACGGAACCGGTGGGCTGGCTGAACTGAGTCTGATCCATTGCCCCGAGATCGGTCTTGCTGGTGAGCATCACGCCACCCTGGACATACAGGTATTCGGTGACTGGGACCCAGGAACGATTCTTGCCAGTTTCACACGCCAGATCAGGGGTGAGAGTTACGGCAGCGGGTCCTCGCTCACGGGAAGCTTCGCCCTGGAAGATTCACCCGTCGCCACGGTGTCCTTCTGTCCCTTCCGATTCAGCGACCAGGCCGCAGGACTGGACCTGCAGCTTTCACTGCAGAACACTGCGGCGCCGGTGACTGAACTGCAGATTGCAGGATCCGTGATCGCCACAGGTTTCAGTGGCTCCGTTGAGACGATATCACCGCCCGTCGACGTGGACGGCAATGGGTCTGCTCAGTGCGGGGTGCGCTTGCTGCTGGATCCACTGACCGGGGATTGCCTGGATCCACTGGATGGTGCACTGAATCTGCAGCTGGATTGGCAAGCATGCGATGGTCCGCGTGATACGCTGCTTGTGCTCCCTTTCACCCTGTCCTGTCTGACGTCCAACCTGACACTTTCCGGCGGCCTCGTTGAAACCGTGGCCATGTGTCCACCCTGGGATGGATTCAGCACGGCACAGGGCAGTCTGTCCCTCACGAATGAAGGGGATCCCCTGGCGGGCCAGGCGTTCAGGATCCGGGCGGCCGATCACGACTGGCCTGGAATCCCTGGAGACTGGGAAGTGTTGGCGGACTGGACCGCACTGCCCGAATGGCTGCCGGCGGGCGACAGTGGTGTGTGGCCACTATCCCTGCAACTGTATCCGGGTGCGGATCTGGCGGTCCAGCAGCAGCAGCTGACGGACTGGCCCCAGGCCTGCAGTGGTCCTTTGACGGGACTGGAGTGGCCGTTGCAATTCGAGCGGGCCTGCATCGTGGAAGAACCCGTGCTGGCCACACCTGGCCCACTGGATCTTTGCGGTGATCTGGACGGTCAACCCGGCCCGGACAGGGAACCGGAGCGGGGTCTGGAAACGCTCCAGTTGAGACTGCAGCCGACCACAGATACCGGCGTTCCCCTTGAAATAACTGGCTGGCGGTTGAAACGCGGCGGTACCGATTTTCCTGCCACACAATGGGGAGACACAACACTGTTCGCCGACGAGTTTCCCGGAGAACTGGAGTATGAAGGTCTGGGACTCTGGCAACGGCTGCTGGCACTCCCCGCGGATACACTGGATCCAGGAAGCACGGTGCAGATCGACCTGGAAAACCAACTGGTGGGTTTCTGGCCCGATTGGCGGATCAATCCTCCCGAAGAACCATTGCTTCTGGGCAATCTGGCACTGGAGCTGGACTGGAAGTCCATCTGGGACACACAGGTGAACACACTGACATTCAGTGTGCCGCTGCGCCGTGTGTGCGAATTTCCGGAACTGCTGATTCCGGACAATCTGGATTTTTCCTGGGCATGTCAACCAGTATTGCATGCGCCACTGGCACTCGAGCACGGTCTCCGGGATGTTCCCCTGAACGTCTGGCTGGAGTTGCCAACGGGGGGGCCGTTTCATTTTGAATATGGGCTTGCGCCACTGGCCGCTGCTGTACACAAAGGCGGGAGACGGACCGCATCACAGGTGTGGCGACTGGATGCGCTCCCCGTACCCATGGAAGGGCTTGCCGTCGACATGGGCTTCACGGCACCCGTCAGCCGCGACTTCGACCAGTCTGCCACACTGAACATCTGGTCCAATCATCCCCGCAACCACTGGAGTGTGTTCGGTGAACCGCTGACCATCGATCTTCATGCGCAGCACGTGGCGGCAGTGCCCCATGCGGAGGCGATTCCCGCGAATCCCAGTCTGCAGGATCCCGGATGTGATGCACAACCCCAGAACTTCACGGTGCAGGTGCAGGGCTGGAACTGTCGCTCCCTGCGTGCTTTCATCGACAGTCCCGCTGGTCCCTATCGGCTGAGTCTGGCCCTCGCGGAAGACTGCAGTGCTCCGCGGGATACACTGGACATTCCTTCCTGGCAACTGGATGATTTTGAGCTTTGTCTGAATCTGACCACGGTGGACGGCGTTCCCCGCACACTGGATGCCTGGACCGGCCAGTTCATGCTGCATCTTGAAGACGAACAGGGCGAAGTGCTGGTGTTGCCCATCCCGCTGGATGTGCTGCCCTGCGATGTGAGCCTGCGTCTGTTCCTGGGCACACCGCCGGGCACCAATGGCGACGAGTTCAGAGGGGAACCCTGGGAACGCCAGTTCGAGCTGCCCTTTGGTGTTGAAATCACCGGTGGGCCCGTGGCCGCACCCGTGCTGGTGCGGATACACGATTCTCTGCACTTGACAGGTGGTTCCAGCGTCAGCAACCCGGACCGGGAATGGATCGGTGGCGCAGGGTTGACCTGGCTGCAGGATACGGTGCTGACGGGAACCGCCCTGTACGATTTCATTGGCATGGGCCAGGCCCAGGCCTGTCTGGATCTGCTGCGGCCCATCAACCTGCAGCACGAGTGGATCGTCTTCCAGGACTCACTGCTGTGTCTGAGCAATGACACCGACGTGCAGCCATTTGAGCTCAATCGCAACGTGGTGACACCCAATGGTGACGGAATCAACGACGAGATCTGCTTCGTGTTCCAGCGTGGGTATGATCTTTCGCGAATGAAAGTCGGTGTGTATTCCCTTTCGGGGGTGGAAGTCCATCGCGCCCGTCCGGACGATTCACAGCCGCGTGTCTGTTGGGATGGCCGGGGACCCGACAACGGAGAACTGCTTCCCGGGCCCTATCTCTACGCGGTCTGGATCGGCAGCGAGGTGAAGTATCGCGGTCAGTTGGTGCTGATCAAATGA
- a CDS encoding MotA/TolQ/ExbB proton channel family protein, giving the protein MKATSMDRFPVRWLLTAAGVGVLNLVSMAAEVVTDGAGDTEGTTSVIIKYWTDCQIFQYPLGFVFVFGLLAAFYKYLLNLRQAAVEQELLDKVQASSGHLAELVERARTLRDNLFAVMIVTIAKAVDHNQPERVDDLVSSYRSQEEERMRNFSRWMTYLSGACGALGLMGTVHGLTSTFNGANWDKSTALKGMGVALATTFVGLVFSLVLDAAAASVNMAREKRAQRNLSRAADLKILVYDALGTRE; this is encoded by the coding sequence ATGAAAGCGACGAGCATGGACCGTTTCCCGGTTCGCTGGCTGCTGACTGCGGCGGGTGTGGGAGTGCTGAACCTGGTCTCGATGGCAGCGGAAGTGGTGACGGATGGCGCCGGTGATACGGAGGGTACGACTTCGGTCATCATCAAATACTGGACCGACTGCCAGATTTTCCAGTATCCTTTGGGTTTTGTGTTCGTCTTCGGGCTGCTGGCCGCGTTCTACAAGTACTTGCTCAATCTGCGCCAGGCGGCTGTTGAGCAGGAACTTCTTGACAAGGTCCAGGCCAGCAGCGGCCACCTGGCAGAGCTGGTGGAACGGGCCCGCACACTGCGGGACAATCTCTTCGCTGTGATGATCGTCACCATCGCCAAGGCCGTGGATCACAATCAGCCCGAGCGCGTGGATGATCTGGTCTCCAGCTACCGCAGCCAGGAGGAGGAGCGCATGCGCAATTTCAGTCGCTGGATGACCTATCTCAGCGGTGCGTGTGGAGCCCTGGGTCTGATGGGAACGGTGCACGGACTCACAAGCACGTTCAACGGGGCCAACTGGGACAAAAGTACCGCGCTCAAGGGCATGGGTGTTGCCCTGGCCACCACCTTCGTCGGTCTGGTGTTCTCCCTGGTTCTGGATGCGGCGGCGGCCAGTGTGAACATGGCCCGGGAAAAGCGTGCACAGCGCAATCTCTCCCGCGCTGCGGATCTGAAGATTCTGGTCTATGATGCACTGGGAACACGGGAGTAA
- a CDS encoding SUMF1/EgtB/PvdO family nonheme iron enzyme — MDHRRSCSWLLAGLLLGAVPLWALEVLELDDHSVVLYGHELQATDGVELLRVSNLGDSLWLYLDGLKAWVVDGDLQPETTYAWSWRAGERTGHLDGMRKHTVVRPLGLLFLNGFNGGHALVYTLAETGCGEYMDYCALTGWPVPPEQNFPRMRNYLQFFRSYPLVNVDDADARAYCNWLSGQDGLPPAYNADGLDMESVGWRLPTVREMYWLADLQRDPPHWASEDVPQTPIPHRESSSADGPQNVTGNVWEWCENGFGHAPASGSPGRSAYFDPAGRDSRLVFGGSYNNTEAELSSLVTAQDPGARLSTLGFRTVRWLLPESARRTDEILAQNPSHEIGKDTR, encoded by the coding sequence ATGGATCACCGACGAAGCTGTTCCTGGCTGCTTGCCGGACTGCTGCTGGGGGCCGTGCCACTGTGGGCCCTGGAAGTGCTGGAGCTGGACGATCACAGTGTGGTGTTGTACGGTCATGAACTGCAGGCGACTGATGGTGTGGAATTGCTGCGTGTCTCAAACCTGGGGGACAGTCTGTGGCTCTACCTGGATGGCTTGAAGGCCTGGGTCGTGGATGGTGATCTGCAGCCGGAAACCACCTACGCGTGGAGTTGGCGAGCGGGCGAACGGACGGGACACCTGGATGGCATGCGCAAGCACACGGTCGTCCGACCGCTGGGACTGCTGTTCCTGAACGGCTTCAATGGCGGGCATGCCCTGGTGTACACCCTGGCCGAGACCGGTTGCGGTGAATACATGGATTATTGCGCACTCACCGGCTGGCCCGTACCACCCGAGCAGAACTTTCCGCGGATGCGCAATTATCTGCAGTTCTTCCGGAGTTACCCCTTGGTCAATGTGGACGATGCCGACGCCCGCGCATACTGCAACTGGCTCAGTGGCCAGGATGGATTGCCGCCTGCATACAACGCTGACGGCCTCGACATGGAGTCCGTGGGTTGGCGACTTCCCACTGTCCGCGAAATGTACTGGCTTGCGGATCTGCAGCGTGACCCGCCCCATTGGGCAAGCGAAGATGTGCCCCAGACACCCATTCCGCATCGGGAGAGCAGTTCCGCGGACGGCCCGCAGAATGTCACCGGCAATGTCTGGGAATGGTGCGAGAATGGTTTCGGTCATGCTCCGGCCAGCGGAAGTCCGGGCCGCAGCGCGTATTTCGACCCGGCGGGCCGGGATTCCCGGTTGGTCTTCGGGGGCAGCTACAACAATACGGAAGCAGAGTTGAGCAGTCTGGTCACGGCCCAGGATCCTGGAGCCCGGTTGTCCACCCTGGGATTCCGCACTGTGCGCTGGTTGCTGCCGGAAAGTGCCCGGCGCACCGATGAGATTCTTGCGCAGAACCCGTCCCACGAAATCGGGAAGGATACACGATGA
- a CDS encoding formylglycine-generating enzyme family protein: protein MNRLMRCLCPLLGFWVHCSVTQAQALPVPSGRYALGSADSAGGLLPDSDSLVTLGAFTLERNEVSNDEFCRFLNAGHGNRFDRRMEILELPDGYVCVQGRQRYPVHHVSWHAAREYAGWVGGRLPTAKEWEAAARGRAEEENGATRWYPWGPKPSGGSQANCQETQRLGVLYTWPADTLVGPGPFGHVNLAGNLAEWISEVSADSGWASVKGGCWADPEILLRSAVTVRRPAGEGFAMIGFRVAR from the coding sequence ATGAACCGCCTGATGCGCTGTCTGTGTCCGCTGCTCGGATTCTGGGTCCACTGTTCCGTGACACAGGCACAGGCCTTGCCCGTACCCTCGGGGCGCTATGCGCTGGGTTCAGCAGATTCGGCTGGTGGACTGCTGCCCGACAGTGATTCCCTGGTCACGCTGGGCGCATTCACACTGGAGCGCAACGAAGTCAGCAACGACGAGTTCTGCCGTTTCCTTAATGCCGGTCACGGCAACCGCTTCGATCGCCGAATGGAAATTCTGGAACTGCCGGATGGGTACGTCTGCGTCCAGGGGCGTCAACGATATCCCGTGCATCACGTCAGTTGGCATGCGGCACGTGAGTACGCTGGCTGGGTCGGCGGTCGCCTGCCCACCGCCAAGGAGTGGGAGGCGGCTGCGCGTGGTCGTGCGGAGGAGGAGAACGGGGCCACACGCTGGTATCCCTGGGGACCTAAACCATCGGGTGGCAGCCAGGCCAATTGCCAGGAAACCCAACGCCTGGGTGTGCTCTATACCTGGCCTGCCGATACCCTGGTGGGGCCCGGGCCGTTCGGGCACGTCAATCTGGCGGGCAATCTGGCGGAGTGGATCTCCGAGGTGTCCGCAGATTCAGGCTGGGCATCGGTCAAGGGTGGCTGCTGGGCCGACCCGGAAATCCTGCTGCGCTCTGCCGTGACTGTGCGACGACCGGCTGGAGAAGGTTTCGCGATGATCGGCTTCCGGGTAGCACGGTGA